In Zea mays cultivar B73 chromosome 7, Zm-B73-REFERENCE-NAM-5.0, whole genome shotgun sequence, the following proteins share a genomic window:
- the LOC100217028 gene encoding uncharacterized protein LOC100217028: MVIVRRSRSPRLGRHVDNEGSYHTDVNSGPNPDDISRSEFDFANHQEFENSTLTVEGGIVSGECHDAMQSSAEVKCPLCRGSVSGWIPAGDVRQYLDNKLRTCSHESCKFTGTYEQLREHARTAHVLTEPAHVDLSRKRAWDRLEREQEVGDVISAIRSQVPGAIIVGDYVIETRDDMSPDIDSGDDESSEWWSDQVESPDARLDPPRVWPHEALGSPSIWSDERRNLARIPQNNRVPPRFSLGSRRPLHSGWQGGRRSSTRNRLQRGFSNHHSGHRSNYRGHRHLLLDRSYVGTRDSGSGRSLNSSVVPSRRQRLRYTHRSHY, from the exons ATGGTGATAGTAAG ACGTTCACGGAGCCCAAGACTCGGAAGACATGTTGATAATGAGGGATCTTATCATACCGATGTAAACAGTGGCCCAAATCCAGATGACATATCTAGATCTGAATTTGATTTCGCTAACCATCAAGAATTTGAGAACTCAACCTTAACTGTTGAAGGTGGTATTGTATCGGGGGAATGCCATGATGCCATGCAAAGTTCTGCTGAAGTTAAGTGTCCTCTCTGTAGAGGATCTGTATCTGGCTGGATTCCTGCTGGAGATGTGAGACAGTATCTAGACAATAAGTTGAGAACTTGCTCTCATGAATCCTGCAAATTTACTGGAACCTATGAACAACTGCGTGAACATGCTAGGACTGCACACGTTCTTACAGAGCCTGCTCATGTAGATCTGTCCAGGAAAAGAGCTTGGGATCGCCTTGAGCGTGAGCAGGAGGTCGGTGATGTCATTAGTGCAATCAGGTCCCAGGTACCTGGGGCAATAATAGTTGGTGACTATGTTATTGAGACTAGAGATGACATGTCCCCAGACATAGACTCTGGCGACGATGAAAGTAGTGAATGGTGGTCAGACCAAGTTGAATCACCAGATGCTAGACTTGATCCCCCAAGGGTTTGGCCACATGAAGCCCTAGGGTCACCTAGCATTTGGTCAGATGAAAGGCGTAATTTGGCAAGGATACCACAGAACAACAGAGTACCACCCAGGTTTTCATTAGGCAGTAGGCGACCCCTGCATTCAGGTTGGCAGGGGGGTCGTCGGTCAAGCACACGGAATCGACTGCAACGGGGCTTCTCAAATCACCACTCTGGACACCGTAGCAACTATCGTGGACATCGTCACTTGCTTCTGGATAGGTCCTATGTTGGTACCCGAGATTCAGGCTCCGGCAGGAGCCTAAATTCGTCAGTGGTGCCAAGCAGGCGGCAGCGGCTGCGGTACACGCACAGAAGCCACTACTGA
- the LOC100217028 gene encoding uncharacterized protein isoform X2 produces MIPNLDPLEVFSTFCSSYKNGCRCYICNTSHRHSNCLDRFRKMNGDSKVRASHSTYSVLSNSNIRTVQPRAHYNMISRRSRSPRLGRHVDNEGSYHTDVNSGPNPDDISRSEFDFANHQEFENSTLTVEGGIVSGECHDAMQSSAEVKCPLCRGSVSGWIPAGDVRQYLDNKLRTCSHESCKFTGTYEQLREHARTAHVLTEPAHVDLSRKRAWDRLEREQEVGDVISAIRSQVPGAIIVGDYVIETRDDMSPDIDSGDDESSEWWSDQVESPDARLDPPRVWPHEALGSPSIWSDERRNLARIPQNNRVPPRFSLGSRRPLHSGWQGGRRSSTRNRLQRGFSNHHSGHRSNYRGHRHLLLDRSYVGTRDSGSGRSLNSSVVPSRRQRLRYTHRSHY; encoded by the exons ATGATCCCAAATCTTGATCCACTTGAAGTGTTCAGTACATTCTGTAG TTCATACAAGAATGGCTGCAGATGTTACATTTGTAACACAAGCCATCGTCACTCTAATTGCCTTGATCGGTTCAGAAAAATGAATGGTGATAGTAAGGTCCGTGCTTCACACTCAACCTATTCGGTGCTTTCAAACTCCAATATCAGAACTGTCCAACCAAGAGCTCACTATAATATGATTTCCAGACGTTCACGGAGCCCAAGACTCGGAAGACATGTTGATAATGAGGGATCTTATCATACCGATGTAAACAGTGGCCCAAATCCAGATGACATATCTAGATCTGAATTTGATTTCGCTAACCATCAAGAATTTGAGAACTCAACCTTAACTGTTGAAGGTGGTATTGTATCGGGGGAATGCCATGATGCCATGCAAAGTTCTGCTGAAGTTAAGTGTCCTCTCTGTAGAGGATCTGTATCTGGCTGGATTCCTGCTGGAGATGTGAGACAGTATCTAGACAATAAGTTGAGAACTTGCTCTCATGAATCCTGCAAATTTACTGGAACCTATGAACAACTGCGTGAACATGCTAGGACTGCACACGTTCTTACAGAGCCTGCTCATGTAGATCTGTCCAGGAAAAGAGCTTGGGATCGCCTTGAGCGTGAGCAGGAGGTCGGTGATGTCATTAGTGCAATCAGGTCCCAGGTACCTGGGGCAATAATAGTTGGTGACTATGTTATTGAGACTAGAGATGACATGTCCCCAGACATAGACTCTGGCGACGATGAAAGTAGTGAATGGTGGTCAGACCAAGTTGAATCACCAGATGCTAGACTTGATCCCCCAAGGGTTTGGCCACATGAAGCCCTAGGGTCACCTAGCATTTGGTCAGATGAAAGGCGTAATTTGGCAAGGATACCACAGAACAACAGAGTACCACCCAGGTTTTCATTAGGCAGTAGGCGACCCCTGCATTCAGGTTGGCAGGGGGGTCGTCGGTCAAGCACACGGAATCGACTGCAACGGGGCTTCTCAAATCACCACTCTGGACACCGTAGCAACTATCGTGGACATCGTCACTTGCTTCTGGATAGGTCCTATGTTGGTACCCGAGATTCAGGCTCCGGCAGGAGCCTAAATTCGTCAGTGGTGCCAAGCAGGCGGCAGCGGCTGCGGTACACGCACAGAAGCCACTACTGA
- the LOC100217028 gene encoding uncharacterized protein isoform X1: protein MTSKKSNRSTVTPHTALHMEWDRISCPICMEQPHNAVLLICSSYKNGCRCYICNTSHRHSNCLDRFRKMNGDSKVRASHSTYSVLSNSNIRTVQPRAHYNMISRRSRSPRLGRHVDNEGSYHTDVNSGPNPDDISRSEFDFANHQEFENSTLTVEGGIVSGECHDAMQSSAEVKCPLCRGSVSGWIPAGDVRQYLDNKLRTCSHESCKFTGTYEQLREHARTAHVLTEPAHVDLSRKRAWDRLEREQEVGDVISAIRSQVPGAIIVGDYVIETRDDMSPDIDSGDDESSEWWSDQVESPDARLDPPRVWPHEALGSPSIWSDERRNLARIPQNNRVPPRFSLGSRRPLHSGWQGGRRSSTRNRLQRGFSNHHSGHRSNYRGHRHLLLDRSYVGTRDSGSGRSLNSSVVPSRRQRLRYTHRSHY from the coding sequence ATGACAAGTAAGAAAAGTAACAGATCTACAGTCACACCACACACTGCTCTGCATATGGAATGGGACAGGATTTCTTGCCCTATTTGTATGGAGCAACCCCACAATGCTGTTTTACTTATATGCAGTTCATACAAGAATGGCTGCAGATGTTACATTTGTAACACAAGCCATCGTCACTCTAATTGCCTTGATCGGTTCAGAAAAATGAATGGTGATAGTAAGGTCCGTGCTTCACACTCAACCTATTCGGTGCTTTCAAACTCCAATATCAGAACTGTCCAACCAAGAGCTCACTATAATATGATTTCCAGACGTTCACGGAGCCCAAGACTCGGAAGACATGTTGATAATGAGGGATCTTATCATACCGATGTAAACAGTGGCCCAAATCCAGATGACATATCTAGATCTGAATTTGATTTCGCTAACCATCAAGAATTTGAGAACTCAACCTTAACTGTTGAAGGTGGTATTGTATCGGGGGAATGCCATGATGCCATGCAAAGTTCTGCTGAAGTTAAGTGTCCTCTCTGTAGAGGATCTGTATCTGGCTGGATTCCTGCTGGAGATGTGAGACAGTATCTAGACAATAAGTTGAGAACTTGCTCTCATGAATCCTGCAAATTTACTGGAACCTATGAACAACTGCGTGAACATGCTAGGACTGCACACGTTCTTACAGAGCCTGCTCATGTAGATCTGTCCAGGAAAAGAGCTTGGGATCGCCTTGAGCGTGAGCAGGAGGTCGGTGATGTCATTAGTGCAATCAGGTCCCAGGTACCTGGGGCAATAATAGTTGGTGACTATGTTATTGAGACTAGAGATGACATGTCCCCAGACATAGACTCTGGCGACGATGAAAGTAGTGAATGGTGGTCAGACCAAGTTGAATCACCAGATGCTAGACTTGATCCCCCAAGGGTTTGGCCACATGAAGCCCTAGGGTCACCTAGCATTTGGTCAGATGAAAGGCGTAATTTGGCAAGGATACCACAGAACAACAGAGTACCACCCAGGTTTTCATTAGGCAGTAGGCGACCCCTGCATTCAGGTTGGCAGGGGGGTCGTCGGTCAAGCACACGGAATCGACTGCAACGGGGCTTCTCAAATCACCACTCTGGACACCGTAGCAACTATCGTGGACATCGTCACTTGCTTCTGGATAGGTCCTATGTTGGTACCCGAGATTCAGGCTCCGGCAGGAGCCTAAATTCGTCAGTGGTGCCAAGCAGGCGGCAGCGGCTGCGGTACACGCACAGAAGCCACTACTGA